TGCTCCTGATTCAGTCAGAGCTAATATGCAAATTGCTGTGAACCTCTAGGCAAACTTAAGTGCTGACTGttgtgcttttttcctccttagcaCTGTGCTCTGGACATGCTATATTCAGTGGGAGGATTATTTTGGTTACTCTCTACTTGCTGATGGAGAAGATGCAATTATAAGTCAGAGATATGAAGGAAGCCgattttaaaaacacttacCAATAAGCCACCATGTAAGAAGTCACCAAATGACCTGCTGCTGAAGCCACTGTAACAATGTGACCGTGGTTGTTGTTCATCATGGTTGGCAGAAAAGCTCTTGTGGTCTTGAAAGTCATTTAAGCCAAGAAGCAATaatggaggggagaaggaggaaaagtaCAGTTTTCTTAGGCATATTCGGCACTGACCCTGACTATCATTAACCAAGTGACTAGCGCTGGCACTAATGCGATGTGCACCACAGCATCTCAGGTTCTGAGAGCCACAGAGATACTCATTCTCTGTTCAGCTGGCACAATTGGCAACCTTTTCTTCCAAACAGGAACATTTCAAGAAGTCGGCTATAAACAAGAGCTGATTCTctcatctttcctgtgctgcttttttgGTTTCAGGTGTTGGTGTCAGCGCTGCCAGTGACTCAGACCAGCACGTAAGATAAAGCGCTCATCTATCTGTaccatctcttttcttcccccacaAACAACAAGTCCACAACAGCAGAAACCCTCCCACTCCATGAGACCTGTTGGCAGCTTCCCTGGCGCAGGCATCAGTGCAGGGTGCCAAAGACTCAAGGATAAGCTTGGACAGGGCCCGGTTGTGTCACATTGACCCCGACTGCTGGAAGAAAGCTAGGAGAGAGTCCACAGAGAGATGGGAGTGGTACAAATCATAAGGGAACTCTGGATTGATGTGAGACGGGCTCGGGAGTAGCTCATGGAACAAGGAGGGAAGGTGGTGACACAGCAAGATGCTGCTGCAAAGGGAAGAGCTCCCAGGGAGATTGGCCAGGCTGGTGGGTGCAGTCATGGAGTGGCCAGGCTTCGCTGTGCCCtgtggctgctctgtgctgggagctgcagggccggccctctcctgctctgcctgaCCTGCCTGGCCACTCAGGCCATGTGGTGGATGTCTTTTGTGCAACCCATGCACAGATGAGGCTGTTTCTCTGCtcatgcagagaaaacagagaacgAAAAGAGGGAGTGAAAAAAATGGGCCAGGCTCAGGTCAGGAAGATGGTAATCAAGTTTCCTCACAGTCAGTCAAGCTGGGTGCCCCTGTGCTATACACATCCAAAAGACGCTTTTTTGTAATTTGCTGGTAGCTGAAGATAATCATTAGTCTCAACACGCCTCCTCAGCAACACTCCCCAAAACACATAGGTTTAAAGATGTCTGTGTCCCTTACCCACATGTGAGCAAGAATGTTGACCTCAAACATTTTTTCAATCTGGTGGTCTTGAGTTGAGAGAAGATCAGCAGCTGTAATCACACCAGCATTATTCACCAGGATGGAGACATCCCCAACGTCTTTTTTCACCTTTTGGACAGGAAAACCCCAGAAAGGTACATGTCACTcattacaaacaaaaaatacaaggCTGAGTAAGATAAGCAATGATTAATTTAattcttaatgtttcttttagGGAGAGGAAGATTGTGCCACTTTTCCAGATGTGGTAGGAACTGTGCAGTAGTACCATGAAATGCAGTTTAGATCTGATGCTTTTCTCCTAATTACTGCCAGGTTTTAGTCTTCCACACATTGTCAACGGACACAACACACTCTGTGTACAGACTGTTTTGAGCAAGCCAGACCATATCGTTTacaataaaatgtttcttatgTCCCCAGTATTGTTTGTGTTGCTGTTCAGGAAACTAAAAGACAGAAGTTCTTTTGGGGCCTGGAAGCCTACACAGCAAACTTGGCAACGCGGTGCGATATGCCAAAGCCACACAAAAGAGGCTGAAGCTGGCTTTGATCTCAGAAGTGCTACTTCACTCTCTGCACAGAAAGCTGCAAGAAGTGGGGAGATTCCAAGAGCCTGTATGATTTGGATACAACAACCTCTTGGTTCACCGacttttctgaaaatcaagCATATTTGGGCAAGCATTTGGCAAACCCCTGCTCCCCTACCTTGTCTGCAGTGCTGTAGATTTCCTCCCTTTTGCTGCAATCCACCACAAAGGTGTGAACGGTGGCTCCCAGCTGTTTGCATTCTGCTGCCGTGTCCTCAACGCCATGCTGTAAGAGGCAGAAAAGAGAGATAGGCATGAACAACAGTACTCACTGCTCATGTGTTGCTGCTCGGGCACTGCCTGTTGCAGGCTGAAGATTTGTTCTGCTTGCATAACCGCTGCTAAACTGCTGAGCAGCTCATGCCTACCCAGTGAAAGAGCTGTAGCTGGGTTCTGTGGGAGGACTAGTATTTCCACCTTAAATTTTAGAACTTTGTAGAGTGACTGCCAGAAAGGGAATATGACACAAGGGTGAGTTTGCCTTGGAAAAGCACACATAGCTAGGCAGCAGAAAGGGGGCACTGTGTGACTTCCACAGCACAGCAGGCAGGCCCGTGATTGTAAGCAGAGCTCTTAAAACACCGGCCCAGCTGACACCCCAAGGTATGAAAAGTGGCCCTGTGCATTTCAGTATTCACAGACTGCATGTGAAAAGAGAGGTGTGCTCCGAAGTACATAGTGTAGAGAGAAATTTCTTACAAGAACAGCTTTGACACATATGGAAGAGATGCTCCGTGAAGTTCATTTGTGGACACAGCCCGTCTCTGTGAAAGACTGAAACTGATTCCCAGATGAATGCCAGACCCCAAACATTGCTCCCTGGAAGAAaagtcagggtttttttttttgtttgtttgtttgtggggttttttccccccactcaGGAACAACCATGTGTGAACTGTTCACATCTTGGGTCTGAAGATCTGTTCCAGTGACAGAAGACTGTCAAAATATGAAGATGCTATTTTCATCGATCCATACTTTTCTCCTTTAGTGTGGTCTAggcatttttctcatttgtctAAACATTTTGGAGGTAGTTTTGGCTGTGATTAGAAGTGTGAAGAGCATCTGGTGATGTCCATCTTTTATATTAcagtgaaagaaagaataagCCCATCTTTCTGCCTCCAAGCAGGACCAAGAGGGTCATGTTGTTTCTGACTTTCTGTCGTCATCTAAGTTGTTCTTACAACCTTCAGGATCCACTACCGCCCTCGGCAACATACTTCACTGTCTGCTTATCTCCACTGTTAGAATatattttgcagcagcagagataaTTTTGCTACCAAGTTCAGTGTCTGCCTTCTTCCTCCACTCCATCCAACATGGACAATGCTCTATTGGCAGCCGTGGGAGACTTGTGACATGGTCTGCCATCTCCTTGTCCCTGCCCCAAGTCACACCTTTTTGAAGAACACGGAACTGGTACTTGAACACAAGCACACACAAAGCCTGATCTTAGCCATAGGGAGCATGAACAGACACCGAAAATATTACACAATATCCTCAATGTTTACAGATCCTCTTACGGAAGGCTTGGCTTGGGAGCTTTTTAGttgccacaccgtttctgatacaagccaagatgccattggccttcgtggccacctgggcacactgctggctcatgttcagtcgctgtcaaccaacacccccaggtccctcttctccaggcagctctccagccagacttctcctagtctgtagcactgcatagggttgttgtgccccaagtgcaggacctggcacttggctttgttaaacctcatcccactggactcagcccagcgatccagcctgttcagatccctttgcagagcctccctaccctccagcagatcgacactttcacccagcttagtgtcatctgcaaacttgctaagggtgcactcaatgccttcatcgaggtcattgataaagacattgaacagggctggacccagcactgaaccctgggcaacaccacttgtaactggcttccagctggatttaacaccatttaccaccactctctgggcccggccatccaaccagttttccacccaggagagtgtgcgctgtgagaaactgtgtcaaaggctttactgaagtccaggaagaccacatccacagcctctccctcatccagcaggtgagtcactttgtcatagaaggtgatcctgtcccgcctgaagagtttatgccccaccatagctgcactccagtgatatgagtcatcccatcacgtttccatgatggcaatgacatcctagtctccttgccctacaacagcttcaagctcctcctgcttgttgcccatgctgtgtgcattggtgtaaatgcacttcagctgggctggagaaccttcagccctcataaagggaatagagtTCACTCTcaattgactggtccttggaataaCTAATgcctcagtgccagtttcatccttaaCCGTCACCAGATGTGCTCGCCTCTACTTGCTCTGTGGTGTCATACTGATGGTCCTTGCCAGCtcaccatctctcaggcactggagttccatttccaggctcactcctgactagcctggtctcgtccccctcccccttgacatctagtttaaagctctatttatgagcctagctagatttttagtatggactttagtccccctaggagacaagtgtgccccatccctagtaTGAAAGCCTGGGGTTGCATGGGCCACCCCATGACCAAAGAacccaaagcccctctcctcacaccaggcttggagccaggtATTGATCAAGTACTTCTTTTTGAcctcttgctcctcattccttagtgttggaatggagctaaacacGCGTTGGAATGAAGCTAAACACAGCATCCTCAATAAAAGAAGGAACCATTggaacgtgtccagaggagCCCCTGAAGATGATCGTGGGCTTgatctggaggtgttcaaggttgggttggatggggaccTGAGCAGCccggtctggtgggaggtgtctctgcccatggcagaggggttggaactggatgatctttaaggtcccttccaactcaaacccttctatgattccattattGTCGTCGTCAGCATCACCCTCAGCCCATATGGACACAGTGGGTCGCCCAGGTGCAGGGACAGCACCTTGCACATGCCTTACCTGGAGCTCACGAGGTTCATGTGGTCTTGGGCCCTGCAGCAACTGCTTGGGATGGGCTGGGATGGGATAGGGTGGGCTGGGGTGGGTTGGGTGGGATgaggtggggtgggagagggtggggtggaatagtttgggctggtgTAGGTTGGGGTGGGGTGGAATGGATGGGATAAGATGGGTTGTGGTGGGATGGGGTTGGTGTGGGCGGGGATAGGAGGGTTGCGGTGGGATGGGGTTGGTGTGGGTGGGGATAGGATGGGTTGCGGTGGGATGGGGTTGGTGTGGGTGGGGATAGGATGGGTTGCGGTGGGATGGGGTTGGTGTGGGTGGGGATAGGATGGGTTGTGGTGGGATGGGGTTGTTGTGGGTGGGGATAGGATGGGttgtggtgggatggggtgggacgCGGTGGGATGGGGTTGAGGCGGGGCGGGACGGGTTGGGGTTGGGATCTGGCGGTTTGGGTTTGGGCTGGGCTGCAACCCCCTCGGCGGGGCCGGTACCTGGTTGATGTCCCACAGCACCAGGCGGCTGCGGCGCCGGGCGAACTCGAGCGCGGTCGCCCTCCCCACGCCGTGCGCGGCTCCCGTGATGAGCACGAGCTCCCCGCTCACGGGCTTCCTCCGCGCGGGGACGAACAGCTTGGCCAGCGCCTCCAGGTACGAGTAGAGGAGCGTggccagcaccagcagcaggtcCAGCAGCGCCCGCATCGCTGCTCCGCGCCGGGCAGGCTGCGCGGCGTCGCGGGTGCTGCGCGGGGAGCGTCTCCCTCGgccgccgccagggggcgcgctcgctcgccgccgccgctgcgCTGTTGCTGCAGGCCCCGAGCCCCGCCCCCGGGCTCCCGAGCCCCGCCCCCGGCTCTCTGATCCCAGCCCTCAGGCTCCCCAGTCCCGCCCCCGGGGTCCGTGGGGCGCGGGGagggcccggcccggccccgcccaaTGAAGGCCGCGCTCGCGAGGAGGCGCGGAGACGGGCGCCAGGCCCCCGGCGGTGCCCGCGGCCCATGCTGCCCCCCGGCGGCGCCCTGGGAGCGGCGCCCGCTGTCGCTCGGGCGGTCGCCGTGCTCTCCGTGACGGCCGCGCTGTGCGCCCGGCCCGCCCGGGGCCGCCGGGAGCCCAGGTACCGCGGGGCCGCTGTCCGGCCCGCCCCGCCCTGCGCGGGAACCGCCGGGGAGGGGAGCGGCTTCCAGGTCGTCGAATGTGTTAAACGCCTCCGGGGTGGGGACGCctcgggcagcctctgccgctGCCTGAGAAACCTTTTGGTGAAGgcgtttttcctaatgtccagtctgagcctcccctggcacgttccctctcatcctgtcgcttgggagaagagaccagccccCACCTCTCTTACACCCTcccttcaggcagttgtaggcagcgataaggtctcctttcagcctcctcctctccaggccgaccccccccccaacccccaatttccctcagccgctcctcataacccttgttctccaatccctttaccagctttattcccttctctgtactcgctccaggacctcaCTCTCCtcgtagtgaggggcccaaaactgatgacaggattcaaggtgtggcctcaccgatgcggagtacagagggagaatcactACCCTGGTCCTGCAGGCCAGGGTAggaacagactttttagcaaggcctgttgtgacaggacatggagtaatgtttttaaattaaaggaatgtagatttagactggatataaggaagacgttttttacaatgagggtggtgaaaccctggcacaggttgcccagggaggtagtggaggccccaaccctggagacatccagggtcaggctggatggggctctgagcaacctgatctcattatagatgtccctgctcattgcaggcgGGTTGGGCTAGATGAACtgtaaagatcccttccaacccaaatcattctgtgattctatgatagttcTAGCTTTCttggaatttgaaaaaaaaaaacaacccaacataaaaaacccaagaaaccaaaacaacccaagGTATATATCCTGGTTGCTATTGCACAAAATGATATTTTGGCTGTTGCAGCAACTTGTAGAGCTGTGTTGCTCAGGCTTTTGGCTATTTGATTCTTCCTCTTACCTGGTGCATCACTGGATGTGAGAGCAGGACTCTTGTTACGCTGCTTTTGTTTGTTGATGTGATGTTGACTACACatatttgctttctaaaacttcaGAATGAGTCTTACAGAGTTTATTTGCTAGTTTTTATTTGCCAACGTCCTCAATAAAAGAAGGAACTGTTGAAACGCAGGTCTCTTTGCTGCATTTATGGTAAATATCTTTGAACTGTTCCTTGTATATGATCAAGTCTTATggttggtcttgatgatcttaaggatcttttacaacctaaatgattccatgattctgttctGCAGCTGCTCAGTGTTCCACAGCTCAGAATGGCAGTTCTAGTTCTCAGCTTCTCGCTCATGCAATGATATCTTCATGTGTGTCTAGGAGAGAGCTATTCTGCTTCAAGAAGCTGAATGTGAAATTCAGAATTTGTTGGTCCCAGGCATGCGTTTGCACAGTGCCTAAAAGAAGCAATAATATACGCCTAGTCTGTTCTGCTTGCTATAATGTACTGTGCTGATCTAGAATTAAATAACAGCATTAAAACCTAATGAattaggtgatttttttctttttttctttttttttatttcagtaactcATCTGTAAGCTGTTGGTCCCATCTTCATCCTATTAACATGTTCAATAGTTACAATGTTAAGCAGTTCTACCACAGCAAAGCTCTCACATCCCCATATCCTGGATCATGCGTTGAGCGTAGCCAAGTTCCTGAAGATAAAGTGGGCTGGCTGATTGAGTGGAAAGATTATAATCCTGTGGAGTACACTGCAAGGTCTGTTTTGGCTGGACCCGATTGGGCAGATCCCCAAATCAAGTGAGTGGAAattgttgctcttttctcctgtgaacatgaaagaaagaagtagTACTGGGCTGAGTTAATAAGATCATCGGCTTAGGTGACAAGTGATTGTACAGGGATGTGTGAAAGTCAAGACATAGGAAAATGGTGGTTAGAGAACTGAGTGGTTTTGTTTAGCTGTGAAGCTCTTTGACACATGATTTCACTGAGCTGGTGATTAAGGTAAAAATAGTGTTGACTGGAATAATGGATAGCTGTTTATCCCGTGTAGTgcttctctgtgttttgaaCTGAGTAAAAAGCTTCTAATTCTCTGTAAGGTTTTGGGAGAAAACTGTAATAATGTACCTGTTCGTTCATAGACTGAAACAGGATgagaaaagaattaaagcaGAATTGTAGTTTTTTAATTGAGCACTCTGAGGAAGTGTGACAGTTTTCATGCATGGCCGTAGTTCTTTTCTGTAAATGTGTGTATTCGTTTGTATTGATTCTGTGAATACATTCTCCGTTCAAGGAATACGGTACGCTTCTTGGCTAGAAAGTTAGATGCATGCATCTAGTGGTAACCTCTGGTAATGTGAAGTGGTAATTCCTGCGAATACACAGCTGTGTAGAAAGATCAGAAGATAATGGCTTTTGATGTTTCAGCCTTaccttcctccttttccattGCTGTGTGAACATGTGCTTCTATTTGCTGTTAATTGGTTTAATATTCTGCTGACTGCAAGGCGCGCAAGTCTTCAGACTCTGTAGAACTGCTAATGTTCTGCTGAGGTGGAGTTAGGAAAGTATCAGGTAATCTGTTAATAAGTGTAAGTAATGCTTGAAAatagtctctctttttttaagatattaGTGTAACTTCACAAACAAATTATGTGTGGAAGAGGGTAATCAGTAGTTTGAAACCTCTGATGATTTGAGAGGAATCGGTCTTGGGGGGAGATATACAGTTCTGTAGACAGATAGCTGCTTCTCTACCAGTTTTCAGAGGTGCATATAGGAGGTTGGCATTAAGctagtttttaaaattagtgAATGGATTCTTTGCTTGCAACTCTGATATATGATACCTAATAAAAAATTCtactcaatttttaaaaattgcaaaatcTTTTTTAGTTTTATCAGTGAATAAAGTCCTTTTACTTTCTCTAACCTTAACAAGAACACCTTTGAAACATGAAAATCTAGAAAGATACAATGTTAAGTACTGTAGAGGGGCACACTTATGTCTACAGTATGGTGTACAGACAGACTGTCAGCGGTACAGGTTGAGACCTTGTAGTCCCCTATAGAAAAGGGAGGACCTGCAACTTCAATTATGGTAAGAACTGCTCATTGTTCAAACGAGTATTGTGGATCTGGTGGTTGGCCTTCATGCTTTTGTGGGGCAGAGTGATGCTTTGTGTTTCATaacttttctttattaaattattcttttccacACAGTGATGAAAGCTTTTCTCCCAAATTCAatgagagagatggagaagtggAGAGGAAGAGTCTGAGTGGCTTGTATGTGATTGAAAACGGGAGGCCCCGGTGAGTGcgggttttgttttatttgcgCGTTCATTTCAGTGATGTAGTTTCAGAGCTCTTTGGAGGCCTGTCAGTTTTGATACATAGAACCTTCTAGAACAAAATCAAGATAGTCTCCCCTAGAGACAAGAAAAATGATACCTCAGTACCAGAGTTCTTTCTGGAAGACTGCTGTGGCAGAGAGGCACTAAAAGGTTAGACTTTACTACCATAGCAAAGGGTTGTGTTGACATTGAAGTTGGAGAAAGACTAACACTGTTAATAGTCAAATGAATTGTTTCTGCAGTTTGACCTCGTGATGTGCTCGGAAGCTTTTGCAGCACTCATGCCCTGGCAGAGCAGAATTTCCTCCTGCTGGCAAATCCTGGCATAGCACAGATGGGTAACCTCACCTAAAAATGTCTCGGTTTTCTGCCATTTGTACATGTCTGTAGTTCTGGAGAATAGATTCCATTCTTGGATGAGGTTGTGTCCACAATGCTTGATCAGGAGTATCTCAGGACATGAGATCtaggatgacaaagacattttgtACATTTCCTTTCCCTGTACTATCACACACAAAAAGAGGGTGATGGAGTAAACCATGCTTTGTTCTCTTGCTCTTTAAAGCATGTAGTGGCATCAGATAGTGCTTGGATGGAAACAGAGGTTGTTGAACAGGTCAACAAGGATGTATATTTCCTTTGTTGTTATTTAACAACCTCTCGTTATTTAAAGCCtctttaaagctgcttttttagAATACTTGGAGCCTATTTTGTATATGGGCAAGTAAATATGTTTAATGTACTGTGGCACTCATTTCAGAAATCCGGTGGGAAGGACTGGCATCACAGGCAGAGGATTGTTGGGGCGCTGGGGACCAAACCATGCTGCTGATCCTCTTGTAACTAGGTAAGGGACAGAGGACTGAAAAGTGCTGtgcagtagagaaaaaaaaacccacatttttctttttctgtgcatcTCTGGACAGGCTGTTGCTTCCTGTGGGCCTTTTGTTTGTATTCCTCTATGAGGAAGCCCATTCAGGTATTTGGTATCTGAATGGAGACATGTGTAGACATGCAGAActaaaatttcatattttttttcagtctttgtctCTGGAAAAGAGTAGAGACTTGCTCTTTGTCAAGCAATTGCTTCTGAAATGCTGAGGaggcatattttaaaaaaaacccacaaagttTAAGTCAATAGAAAAGCATGATTTAAGTCAATAGAAAAGCATGATACAAATACTCTTCAGTAACTGATGTGAAAACTGAAAGGATTACACGGTATTTTGATACTGTATGCATGATATGCCAAAAGACCTTGGATGCAGCATGTTAAATTGCAGGGATAGGTTTTTGCATCATAATGATTCAACCACAAAAGAAGCAGCATACTTGCTTTCACTCTGTGGGAAATACTAACTTGGCCTGCTGTATCaaaggaggagatggggattGGCTCCTTTTTTTTGTCAATGTGTGCTCTGTTTCAGTGATGCTTTTGCCTGAGGATCTGTGGTACACGTTAACCTTTTTTTTACACAAAAGAAGTATTCAGAGAAGATTTTATAGTAAACAGAAGTGCAGGCTAGTAAGTGCCGTGCTGAAGATAGAACCATTGTCAAAATCATCCTAATGCACGTTCCCCTTTTCAGGAGGCTACCAATGCCGCTGTTGTTTCctttaaagtaaaagaaatgctggttttattttgtcttcGTTTAGCTAGGTTTTTGCTTTAACTACTGGTAGTTCTTTGCAGTTCTTCACTGAAGGCAATGGTGGGTATTTGTGGCTTTATGCTGGAGCTGGGTGAGCAGTTTGGAGGTGTTGTAGCGTGCATGTCCATTCTGATCTAGCAGAAGGCACGCTGACCCTCTCATTATAGAGAGGCACAAGTGCAGCTCCGTGAGTGTTGCAGCTGACAGGATGTGCTGAGCACATCTGTcaaaggagctgctgctgccagtgtGGCTGCAGAAAcatggcttttgttttctgcccTTTGGCTGAAGAAGAGGTGGTTGGTGGAGGCGTAGGTGTATGAAAAGCTCAGTGTTTCGCCTTTGGCTGTGATCTTGCTGGATGGTATCTGTTGGTCCTCCCCTGTGATGGTTCTTTTTCCACTTCATTTACCCTGCACCTTGCTGTTCCTCTTTCACGTCTTTTCAACAAAGAATATTCTTGTTTGTTGTTTGCTGTAGGTGGAAAAGAGATGGAAGTGGCAACAAAATTGCTCATCCAACTACCGGCAAAAGCATCTTGCAGTTTGTAGCTATCAAGAGGAGAGACTGTGGGGAATGGGCCCTTCCAGGGGTAAGAGCAGAGCTCCGGAGATGGTAGACATTGCCCTGCTGGTAAAGTCCCCAGGCACTACCTGGTCTATGTGTGATAAAAGTGTGCTTTTTAATGAATGGCATCGTGTTGCAGAGGTGAGGAGAAATGCTCTGTAAACTGGCTTTTCACAAGCATCAACTGACATGCCTTCTACTGTTTCTGCCTTGCAAGGTGGCATTTGCATTTAATCCGGACCATGCATTTTGCTTAATGCAGGTACTATTTAATCTGTTGCAGGTTTTGAAGGATGTTTATGTTTCCTCTTTATAACTAAGCTCCTCCCATGTCCTGAGTGT
The window above is part of the Phaenicophaeus curvirostris isolate KB17595 chromosome 4, BPBGC_Pcur_1.0, whole genome shotgun sequence genome. Proteins encoded here:
- the LOC138719853 gene encoding estradiol 17-beta-dehydrogenase 11-like, with translation MRALLDLLLVLATLLYSYLEALAKLFVPARRKPVSGELVLITGAAHGVGRATALEFARRRSRLVLWDINQHGVEDTAAECKQLGATVHTFVVDCSKREEIYSTADKVKKDVGDVSILVNNAGVITAADLLSTQDHQIEKMFEVNILAHMWTTRAFLPTMMNNNHGHIVTVASAAGHLVTSYMVAYCSSKFAAVGFHKALTEELSTLGMDGIKTTCLCPVFINTGFVKNPSTRLGKILEVEEVVEALMEGILTNRKMVFVPPHLSIALLSEMLFPERALTVLKKLTNAKFDAVIGQRSTQ
- the NUDT9 gene encoding ADP-ribose pyrophosphatase, mitochondrial encodes the protein MLPPGGALGAAPAVARAVAVLSVTAALCARPARGRREPSNSSVSCWSHLHPINMFNSYNVKQFYHSKALTSPYPGSCVERSQVPEDKVGWLIEWKDYNPVEYTARSVLAGPDWADPQINDESFSPKFNERDGEVERKSLSGLYVIENGRPRNPVGRTGITGRGLLGRWGPNHAADPLVTRWKRDGSGNKIAHPTTGKSILQFVAIKRRDCGEWALPGGMVDPGEKISATLKREFGEEALNSLQKTPEEKAELEKQLHKLFSQEHFVVYRGYVDDPRNTDNAWMETEVVNYHDETGETMDNLPLEAGDDAGVVKWMDISKELNLYASHSYFIKLVTEKWGAHWSEDPGLECHE